The following is a genomic window from Neodiprion virginianus isolate iyNeoVirg1 chromosome 1, iyNeoVirg1.1, whole genome shotgun sequence.
CAGCTAATGATAGCTCTTTGGAAGATGGCCACTGCGGATTCATATAGGTAGCGATTCGTTTTAAGCATGAAATCAGATTTATACCTTACTTAGAGACTACTGATATGATTTTAACATAGAGAATTACGCTGTGATCTTGGTTAAAACCGGATTACAAGTgttctgtctttttttttttaattgttgaaGCACATTGTGGGTAGAAGTTTGTATCAATTGGATCATTCATGTTTCCACCTTTACTTTTCCAATAAACTCGTTGCAGATCCATTTGTGACCGATTTAATGTTGGTCGGGCAACTGCTGTCAGAGCTGTACGAAGAGTCACTCGTGCATTATTCAAACGAGCTCCTCTGTTTATAAAATGGCCCACTGGAGATAATGCTGCCGCAGTTATGCGAGGATTTGAAGAAAGTAGTAGTTTTCCCAAAGTTATCGGTGCTATTGATGGAACCCACATTCGTATAAACGCTCCAAAAGAAGACCAGAGGGATTACGTAAACAGAAAAGGATATCATTCCATTCATTTGCAGGTATTCATTACTATATTTCATTTGATTCCACTTTTTTGTGGTTGGTTTTATTTTAGTCTGTATGGTTTTTGTTTGTATTCATATCTTTTTCTAGTTGGTTTGCGACCACAGATGTTTGATAACACATTGTTACGCTGGACATCCTGGATCGATCCATAATCAAAGAGTATTCCGCTTATCGGAAGTAtctaaatttttgaatgatgACCAAAAGTTTCCATCCGACAGCCATCTTGTGGGTGATGCCACATACGAACTGCAGCAACATTTGATGACACCTTTTCGGGACAATGGGTTCCTAACTCGGGGACAGGAAAATTACAACTATCGACATTCCGCAGCCAGGATAGCCGTGGAAAAATGTATTGGCCTACTAAAAGGACGTATGAGAAGCTTATTGCATTGCTTGCCAATGACAAGAGTAGATTTGATGGCTGAGTATATTGTGGCTTGTTGTGTTATTCATAACATTTGTACATTAAGAAATGACGAGATAAGCGTAATTGTGTTACCTCGAAATGTCAACGAAAATCaagaaaataatgatgttTGTCAAGTAGCGAATCAGAACGCTCCGATTCAAAAAAGAATTAGGATTATGGAAAATCTTCCAtagcttgttttttttcgagtataatcattattattactatttgtTAATATGGAAACAGGAAAGGATTGACAGTTCACAAACCGACGAGACAATAAAAATCATGTTTGCCAAAATGTCAACGAAAAtcaagaaaataataacgttCATCAATTAGAACGCTGCCATTCAGAAAAAGATCACGATAATATCGCGTAAGacttttattgttattatgattattaattGTGAATATGGAAACCTGAAATAATGGGGAGTTTTTACATCACAAACAGAATcattgtatatattatatgaagaagtaaattgaaagatttcaaaaatatttttgatttcatcaaatattttttattcttattgcATTAAAATCTTTGGTTTCAAGTTCCAACGAAAACATTGCAAATATTAGACTTtaagttttattgaaaaaaaagttttctattTTGAATCGTATAAAGAGTTGAATGAATGATCGATattaaatgtaaataatatagatttttttaactGCGTATGAAAACTTACACTATTAGACTTACTTTTTAATTCTTCAATAACACTTATATAATCTCTCTTAATATGTAAAAAACTGAACTTAATCGATAAAACTAGTTACTTCTTATCAATTAATTTAGAAAGTAACGCAagcattttttcatccatttccAAGCGCTCCTTGTCGTTTCGCACGCGCTTCCTCCTCTTCCGATTTTTGCCAGAGTCTCTTTTTCAAGAGAGATGCCACGTTTTCTCTTGTCTTCCGGCTCGAGGATAAAtctgagaaatgaaaaatgtctaCAAAATTTGGAGTAGCAACTAGTTGCatagaaatgaaattaataaacataCCGGATGACACTTCGCCCTCTGATTCCTGACTTCTTTGCGAGGAGACTCCTGTCGAAGAAGGTACTGCAACCGGCGAAGCCCAGGCttttgattggaaaaaagtGTCCATTTTCTACAAAGGAATGAGCATATCATTTAATccaagaatgaaaataattttagaaaacaaatataaaaacatacagattttgtttttccttcaTATAACAACCATGTTCGTCTGTCACTGCCACTTTTGTTATTATGGTCTTTGCCACTCttgtacgttttttttaaactcctCATCTTGGCTGCACATCGAGGTCCAGTTATTAGTGGAATTTTGCTTCTCATAGTTTCCGCAATGTcttcccaaattttttttttggaaaacttccCGCTGGAAAatttctcctctctctctgCGTATGTATCGAGGAGGAAGAGCACTATCTCCGTAGTCCAACGATATAATCCTAGAAGGCATATAGCATTTTCGAAATTATCGTTTGCATTAATTTATTTGGGTAATATGCTCTAGATACCACAGACTGATTGACGTACCACTCACTTGCTCTCTTGCGATTGCGAGTGACCCTCTATATTTGCTAAATCAAAAATAACGACAATGTAATaaccattttatttttgactcTTTAATAGGCACGCCATAAAAACTTTTACAGATATTTATGCGTTTAAACCAtttgtatatatgcatatgcaAATTGTTTAAAAGATAATAGAGCTTGCGTACCACTATCAGTATTTTCAGCATCTTCCTGCTGCAATTCCACA
Proteins encoded in this region:
- the LOC124298815 gene encoding putative nuclease HARBI1 — protein: MDSREFIVAFSTKRMRDNDSESSSSSDDMWDAALSVRGKRQIRPRIIGYNNAVACYTDHEFKSHFRMSRATFKYLHGMMQKDLLRQVKGCPCIPSQTQLMISLWKMATADSYRSICDRFNVGRATAVRAVRRVTRALFKRAPLFIKWPTGDNAAAVMRGFEESSSFPKVIGAIDGTHIRINAPKEDQRDYVNRKGYHSIHLQLVCDHRCLITHCYAGHPGSIHNQRVFRLSEVSKFLNDDQKFPSDSHLVGDATYELQQHLMTPFRDNGFLTRGQENYNYRHSAARIAVEKCIGLLKGRMRSLLHCLPMTRVDLMAEYIVACCVIHNICTLRNDEISVIVLPRNVNENQENNDVCQVANQNAPIQKRIRIMENLP